A region from the Alnus glutinosa chromosome 5, dhAlnGlut1.1, whole genome shotgun sequence genome encodes:
- the LOC133868739 gene encoding probable glutathione S-transferase parC — translation MADEVVLLDFWPSMFGMRVRVALAEKGIKYESKEDDLWNKSDLLLKMNPVHKKIPVLIHNGKPVCESLIIVQYIDEVWNDKSPLLPSDPYHRAHAKFWADFVDQKVYGPARKLWAINGEEQEAAKKDFLEIYKTLERELGDKPYFGGEKFGLVDIALITFYSWFYVYETFGKFNMETECPKIIAWAKRCMQKESVAKSLPDQKKIYESVLDLRKIRGLE, via the exons ATGGCGGACGAGGTGGTTCTGCTTGATTTCTGGCCCAGCATGTTTGGGATGAGGGTCAGGGTCGCGCTGGCTGAGAAGGGGATCAAGTACGAGTCTAAGGAGGACGATTTGTGGAACAAGAGCGATCTGCTTCTCAAGATGAACCCGGTTCACAAGAAGATCCCGGTTCTCATCCACAATGGGAAGCCGGTCTGTGAGTCCCTCATCATCGTTCAGTACATAGACGAAGTCTGGAACGACAAGTCTCCGTTGCTTCCCTCCGATCCTTACCACAGAGCTCACGCCAAGTTCTGGGCTGATTTTGTTGATCAGAAG GTGTATGGTCCTGCAAGGAAGTTATGGGCCATCAATGGAGAAGAGCAGGAGGCAGCAAAGAAGGATTTTTTGGAAATATATAAGACATTGGAGAGAGAGCTTGGTGACAAGCCTTACTTTGGGGGTGAAAAATTTGGGCTTGTCGACATTGCCCTCATCACCTTCTACAGCTGGTTCTATGTGTATGAGACTTTTGGCAAATTCAACATGGAGACAGAGTGCCCCAAGATTATTGCATGGGCTAAGAGGTGCATGCAAAAGGAGAGTGTTGCCAAGTCTCTTCCTGACCAGAAGAAGATTTATGAGTCTGTCTTGGATTTGAGGAAGATAAGGGGTTTGGAATAG
- the LOC133868696 gene encoding glutathione S-transferase U22-like, which produces MADEVVLLDFWPSVFGMRVRIALAEKGIKYEYKEEGSRNKSDKSDLLLKMNPVHKKVPVLIHNGKPVCESLIIVQYIDEVWNNKSPLLPSDPYQRAHARFWADFIDQKLVRLCYLYLNDQKLVGAQIF; this is translated from the coding sequence ATGGCGGACGAGGTGGTTCTTCTGGATTTCTGGCCCAGCGTGTTCGGGATGAGAGTCAGGATCGCGCTGGCTGAGAAGGGGATCAAGTACGAGTACAAGGAGGAGGGCTCGAGGAACAAGAGCGATAAGAGCGATCTGCTTCTCAAGATGAACCCGGTTCACAAGAAGGTCCCGGTTCTCATCCACAACGGGAAACCGGTCTGTGAGTCCCTCATCATCGTTCAGTACATAGATGAGGTTTGGAACAACAAGTCTCCGTTGCTGCCCTCTGATCCTTACCAGAGAGCTCACGCCAGATTCTGGGCTGACTTTATTGATCAGAAGTTAGTACGCCTCTGTTATCTCTATCTTAATGATCAAAAATTAGTAGGAGCTcaaatattttag
- the LOC133869954 gene encoding probable glutathione S-transferase, whose amino-acid sequence MADEVVLLDFWPSMFGMRVRIALAEKGIKYEFKEDDLRNKSDLLLKMNPVHKKIPVLIHNGKPVCESLIIVQYIDEVWNDRSPLLPSDPYQRAHARFWADFIEQKVYAVGKKLFTSKGEELETAKNDFLEIYKTLEGELGEKPYFGGENFGLVDIALITFYSWFYLYETFGKFNMEAECPKFIAWVKRCMQKESVAKSLPDQKKVYELVVKWYGLE is encoded by the exons ATGGCGGACGAGGTGGTTCTTCTGGATTTCTGGCCCAGCATGTTTGGGATGAGAGTCAGGATCGCGCTCGCTGAGAAGGGGATCAAGTACGAGTTTAAGGAAGACGACTTGAGGAACAAGAGCGATCTACTTCTCAAGATGAACCCGGTTCACAAGAAGATCCCGGTTCTCATCCACAACGGGAAACCGGTCTGTGAGTCCCTCATCATCGTTCAGTACATAGACGAGGTCTGGAACGACAGGTCTCCGTTGCTGCCCTCTGATCCTTACCAGAGAGCTCACGCCAGGTTTTGGGCTGACTTTATTGAGCAGAAG GTGTATGCTGTTGGAAAGAAGTTATTTACCTCAAAAGGAGAAGAGCTGGAGACAGCAAAGAATGATTTCTTGGAAATATACAAGACATTGGAGGGAGAGCTTGGCGAAAAGCCTTACTTTGGGGGTGAAAACTTTGGGTTGGTTGACATTGCTCTCATCACTTTTTACAGCTGGTTCTACCTGTATGAGACTTTTGGCAAATTCAACATGGAGGCAGAGTGCCCCAAGTTTATTGCATGGGTTAAGAGGTGCATGCAAAAGGAGAGTGTTGCCAAGTCTCTTCCTGACCAGAAGAAGGTTTATGAGCTTGTCGTGAAGTGGTATGGATTAGAGTAA